TTTTAATatattttgatttttttattttacttttttgCAGAACCAGCTCCATGTAGTTGGCCATTGCAACGCCACTCTCTATTTGGCAGCTTCCTTCTCCTTGGATGTGCAGTGCATACGCATGGTGCTTCATAACAATATATTATAACACGTTTGTCCTAGAGAGCGGCGATAGCGTGCTCGGGCGCGCGCGCTCCTGGTATGAGAGCGAATGGAGCAAGGTCACGTGGCTGGTGGCAGTTATGACTGATGGAAATGCAGATTCGTATTAGCGCGATAAATGGCAGATACACCGTAGTGGCACCGTATACTCGACTTGACGGAACGATGCATTGCCGTGAAGGAATTCCACCATGATGTACGGGTGGACTGGTGGTACAGGTCCTACAGAACGAGGTGTCCAACAAAGGGGTGGGGCCATTTAATTCGATACCTCAGGTTGACTGGACTTTTTTCTGTATACCCTCCCTCTGATGCTTACTGAAGAATCAATTACATTTTTATAGCTTGCCTCCTGGTCGTTAATTACATTCGGTGCAGATTCATATataaattttgaaaaaatgaTACGAGCCGGCCTTACAATTTGTATTTCGGGTACGTTTGATTACATTTCCAGTGTGTTCGTTAACTCTATGTTAATTCAGCTGGCACACGCTCAATACCTACCTGTCAGTAGCAAGGAAAGAAAGGAAAACCATTATACAAAAATAAAGTGATAGCCGCTGCACCACCTGGTAGTTTCTGTCAATAGTGGAGAAAGACGTTACTTATACTCTTTAGAAGAATAATTGATTTGGAACCAAAACGCTGCATCAAGGTTTGAACAAGTGTTTTTGTCTTCTTGATTTTGGTATTTTTCATTAGATTGAAAAAATTGAAGTGATATTTTATTTTGGATTCGAACTCAAGAGTGTCGCACGTGTCCGGCAGTAGCCACTGCACCACATGCTATTTCTGGTTAATGTTATGTAATGCTATATATATTTAATCCAGAAAATTGTCTTCAATCTAAAATGTGTGTTGCACGGGTTTACTGTGTGAGTGCTTCTCTCGTCACCATTTTTCCTGGTCGATAGGTTATGGAAAATTCCGTGAGCCCATTTTTTAGAAGATGCTCATATGCAGATGTTTTCACATAACAACTTTTGTCCAAGTGATAGGGTGTGAACCATAACGGCTCATATGCAAAAAAGTATTGATGGAGAGTTAACGACAATGACATAAATGTACTCAAAAGTATCTGAAACACAAGTTGTAGGATCGATTTATGTCAATTTCAAGTTTATGTATATATGTGTACATCCTATGCAAGTTTATGTATTAAAATTCTACCTAACGAGAGTGGCGTTTTGGCACATGGGAGCATATGCTCCTGGATTTTAAATTGTGTTTAAACATATTTTGAAATGTAACAAAATTCTGACAAAATGATTCTCGCGTACATCTTGACATTCTAAGTGCATACAAACTCGTTTCGTAGAAAACCAACAATTTTTGTGTCACATGCATAAAAGACAAAATTTAGTGTTGAAAAAAGGATTTTCATGAGActtttttttgtcttttttaCACAAGGCGTATAAAATGTCAGTTTTTCATGAAACTTGGTGTGCGCACATACAATGTTGAGATGTGCGTGTCAAATTTGTGTTCGGATTTTTTTGACATTTTGAAATATATTTTTTGATGGCAGGATCATATACTCCCATGTGCCAAAGGGAATTTCTACCTAACTAACTCCTTATTGAACAGCAGGTGAAAACAACAACGTAAAAAGGTGTAAGGGTTGTTTGGTTCCTTGCCACACTTTGCACACCTCACCTTAGACAAGTTTGACCAAATTAGGTGGGTGTTGGGttctagccacacctaagacaattCTTTTATGGGTAGTAAGCCCTCCATGTCGTAGACATAAAAGGTGTGGCAACATTCCCTAAGGCAAGCCAAAATGTGGCTATGAATTTGAGCAACTTAAGTAAGGCAAGTGTGCCAAAAATAATATGGCAATATGTGGAAAAAATAGTCACAATCAAAACAGGCCAGTAATGTTTCTAGTTATTCTGCGCGGATATCTTTTTCTTGAAAATATGTTGGCGAAGACTGATATCCATGCAACGGTGAGGGAGAATGCATTCTTATGCGACGCATGGTCAGCCACAAGTACGGGGTTTGTAACCATGAAAAATAGGGCACGATATTTTGGCAACATGTGCATTATTGGTTTCATGAGTACAAGCATTACACGTCCTATAATTTAGATGTGATCCATGATCGCAATGAGAAGTCGTTGCTACATCGGTGGTACACTACTTTGAAATTCCTCATGAAGTTTTCCAACGCGATTTCACAAGTGGAAGAAGGTGGCTACTGGTCGCGATGTACTATCGGATAGAGAGCTAACCCTTCACATTTATTCACTGTTGGATAAAACTCAAAGGCCAGCCCATCTAAGAGAGCATGTGGTGATGAAGAAGGTCATAGTCAAGGAGGTAAAGTTTGAGATAAAGGTCACTTACGAGGACCAAGGAGTATGTTTGAATTTGAGATCGATGAATTTAAAAAACTTGTAGAACATCCAATGTTTTTATTTGTGATTTAAATGTATGATTAAATTGCTATTGCTCAATGACTGCATGCTGGACATTTGAATAGTTGTattcttcttattttttttaaAAGAGGCGGACATTTGGAAGCGGTATATTGTCTCTCGGGTGTATATGCACACATGGGTGAACAGTAGAATAATTAAAATAGTTTTTTAAATCCTTTTCTTTTGGTGATGCGATATGCTCATGTACATGAAGTCCGTGCCAAATTTTGTAGAGTTTAGACATTTCAGTAGCTCTCAGTAAAGAAGACAAATTTCGGGCCTATGAGAAACTTTTGAAAACAAGACTTTTCGGATCTCTTTTTTTTTCATGAGCTCCTCAAATGTCATTTAGCCACGAAATTTTTCATGCACCCGGGGCACTGAATCATCCTGGATTCAAATTTTGTTCAGTTTTATTGaattatttttgctattttttattttattgttCACCGGGTGCAGATGAGTTTGGGCACCAAATTAAATGTCCAGCAAACAGTTGATGTATATGGTTCAACGTCTGGGTCTACTAGCGCTATCCATTGACACATTTGAACGGTGTCTGCGGACGGACATTTAGTGTGTTCATTTTGATGGACAGCGCTTGGAGGCCTAATtattctcttcttctttttttgcgatggaggccTAATTATTCATCGGCACACAAGTACATTTGTTAACATAAAGTGCTCCAGTTTCCGGATGTAATATGGCATATAAGCCAGCGCTGGGAGCTCCAGTTATCGGAATCCTCGAGGGTATATGGTCTACAGCAAATCGGCCATGCTCGTCGCGCAGCTGAAAAAATCTctattcttcttctttttccaGGAAAATCTCTACCATAGTCGCTTCCTTGGAAGTTGCATGATTTTTCTACAAATCCAGAAAATGTGGGGCTCCTTAAAATATGATTGGCGATGAGACACCATCGACGAACGACCTGCCGGGCGTCAGTCACGGATACCATTTTGACCGAACAAGCAGGCTGGTACAGGACACCGCAGCTCTCACGTACCTGGCGGAAAGCTCTGCATGTGGGTCCGCTCTTTACCTATATGGTAGGGAATACTTAATTTGCGTCTATGCTATACATCCCATAATACCTGACACATCCCGTATCCCCATGCAAACGTGCGCTTCTCGATTTCGGGAGCGAGCTCGCTCGTCCGCTCCTGTGAATTACCGGTTTGTCCTATTGGTGGTCACACGCCTTCACACACTGTAGCATTCAGTCGTCTTCATTGCTCTGCAGAGGTACTAGAGGTAGCAGTAGACCATGACCTTGACCATCAGTAACAACACCGCTCCTCCATTATTTCCTTGCTCTCAACAAGCGGAGGAAACCGCCGTTGCTCTTTCTCTTGCTGTGTGCTCCAATGCTCCATCCAAATCCAACCATGGCGCTCAACCGCCATTGCTAGCTGTGAACGATCGACCTGACCGGTGCCCGCTATTTATACGTGATCACTCCCGACACGATCTGCACCGCACCATCTCCGCTCTCGTTTCTTCTCCGTGCACCATTTCCGTCATGATCGAGAGCTTTAAAGCGATGTCGGAGAGCCTCTTGGCGGAGTATAAGCATGAGTTGACCGACTGACAAGCCCATGTTGCATGGCGGATAGAGGCCGTCTTGCCTCCGGCGACGAGTCGGCGCCCCTACCTGTGCCGGTCCATGCCGGTGTCACCATAGAGCAGGGACGGGCGCATTTTAACTCCGCGCGACGGAGCAGCCGCCGACACTGCCGATGTCTATGTTCCGGCTGGCGCCGAAGGAGCAATGATACAACCTCGCCCTTCTAGCACATCACCGGCTGCTGACGAAGGGCTAAATCTGTGACGAGTTTGCGAGCATCAAAGTCGTTGCGGCCATGGCTGCGGAGGACCTGAACTTCAATGAGGAAGAGTAGGACATGAAAGGCATCCGTgtggaattttgtctattttggaTCAAGCCCAATAacagtttcagaaattcctaataaatcctagaggctcACGCAGCCCATTCATGCAAGACAAGAGGTGGAATTatagtttagtcccacattgctagtttagtggGAGTTAGACCTTCTTATAAGGGAGGATGTTTCCCCACATGTatcatgagaacaagagggacattcacgcgcgctcctcctctgCCGCCCGCCACGCCTCGCCGAGCCGAtgctaaatttttgccacgcacgcTGCACCCTTCGGTTGTTGCCTGTTCGTGAGACGCACCAGAACTACTACTTTCTCTCGCCACCGGTTCCTATCACTGAGCTGCTGCTGTCTTCCTCATCCCGGCTTGCTGTGTGCACCGcgagtcgggacagtaggcctccgaaaccgcacctctttgagtcctgtacgagagaagggtgataaggtttttggggagcgctctgcGCGACTACTGACTCCTTCGTCACTCACGGACGCCCCAGActccgacgacgacttcttccccaatgtcgacaacctcctcgacgacatggctggcgaggatgtcgaccccaagtcTAGTGCTTCTGCTACTGTTGTCCTGTACATGTTCTTGCTCTTTCTGTTAGAGGCCCTGCCACAGTCCCTTGCTCTAGTGTTTGCTCTAGATATGTTAGTTTCTACTTCATATATGCAACTTGCTATATTGTCTGCTCTAGATATGTTTAGTTATAGTTCATATATGAAGATGCTATTTACCTTCTCTTTGTCAGATCGCATGACTTGTTTTATCACTGCTATATTAGTCATAGGTTATCTAGTAATTTTGTTAATAAAACCattcggtaaattgctcatatttctaACACCATGTGTGCCCAACTGTGTCCCATATCTTACTCTTCCTCGCTGACAATCCACAACTTCACTCCCCGATTGTCACGACCGGCGAAGATGCCCGACATGAGGAACAAGGACTTGGAGAACCAACAACAATGATACCGTGTCTGTTttaggggttcgtttggaaatatTTCTTAGGTCTCAATTGGCGATTTGGCATGATTTCTCTAGAAAAAAAAGTACTTGATTTATGCGAAACTGAAAAATACACTCAACTCAACGTGTATAGTGTGTCAGAACTCATCGTTTATCAACAACAAACCGAGTGCCCTGTCAGTAAACCCCGGTGAGTTAATGACATGACATAAGAAGGTATAGCAAAAGAGTGAATGTACCTAAAAATAACCCAACATAAATATAGTTTCAACAAAAAAAAACCTAAATACTAGTGTTATTACTAGTTGAGGAGCTGAGCTTCTTCCTGTTATTGTAGGAGTTGTATTTGGCagcctccttccttctccttggATGTGCAGTGCATTTTAACCCACGGTGGTTTGTAGTAATACATGTTCCGCTGCTGGTCACAGGCGTTCACACACTGTAGCAATTAGCTCGGGAAGACTCGGGCACTCGGTCGTCTCCATTGCTCCTCCATTATTGCTCTGCACTGCAAAGGTAGGTAGCAGCTGAGACTAGAGGCAAGACCGTGACCAGGGCATGCTCCTCCGTTTTTGCTCTTGCTCATCTTGCTCTGTGCTTCACACACTCCATTATTGCACAGCAGAGCATGCCCATGGGCAGCATCCAGCAGCAGTAACAACAAGGGAAGGCACCGCTCCTCCTCCATTATTGCCTTGCTCTGCAGACTCTGCTCTCAACAAGGGAAGGGAAGGGAACCACCATCGCTCTTGCTCAGCTTGCTGTGTGCTCCATCAAATCCAAAATCCAAATCTAAATCCAACCATGGGGCTCAAGAGGAAGAGTAGATCCATCGCCTTCCTCAACCGCCATTGCTAGCTGCCTGTAAGCGCTCTCTATCCTCTTCCCCTGAAATTAATGTTTTTCTGCTCCTCTTCTTGTGTTTCCATCTCTCACTGGCTCGTCTTCATCTTGTCCCAGCTAGCTGCCAGGGGATCTGGCTGGCATTTCCAGGCGGTCGCTCAACACCCTACACCGGATCTAGCTGGAGGATTTCAACAGGGGGCGGCCGGCAGACAGCAGCATTTGGATTTGGAGGCGGCCGCCCAAGTGTCTGCTCAGCTACGCTTTGCTTCTGCTTGTACTCCTACTCGGTAAGGCCTTGTTGTTGTTGCCTACTCcatccgtccggaaatacttgtcatcaaaatggataaaaggcgatgtatctagacgtattttacttctagatacatctctttttatctaTTTTGATGACAACTATTTTCGGATGAAGGGAGTACTAGTTATTAAATCCCCAAGTAGATAGATCTGCTCAGCTACCCATGCAGTGCACATTCTGATTCAGTCATGTACTAAGCAGTCAAATATAAATCTGTTCAATTCACGAAATTTATTAGATCCCCTAGCTAGTAGATGGATCTAATCTAGTCCCTGCAGGGATTGGGTGCCACCTTTTTGTCAAGCATTGCTGTCCACACTCAGATCCAGCGATGTACTCATCATTCAAATAGTATATATCTGTTCAAATGGCATAATTTAGTTGCTCAAAGCAGATCcaaaatactccctctgtccgggATTATTAGGCCCCCTTTCATTTTGAGCCAAAGTTTGACTATgaatttaactaataaaatataaacATGGAAAACCTCTTTCATTTACAGTTTTTTTGAGCAACTGTAAATGTACACTTCTAAATAAAAGTTTTATTAGTTAAATGCAAATATATACTATGAATTACAGCTTGCCACACTTCTAAATAAAATATAAACAGCTTGACATAATCACGAAAACCATACCATAGAAAACCTCTTTCAAATACAAATTCAACAATGTACTTTGGGTAGCATATACTTTACATATCTTTCAGTTAAATGCATGGTCAAACTTGGACCCAAAATACAAAGGGGCCTAATAAACCCGGACAGAGGTAATAGTATGATAACAGAAACTCAAAACATTTATGCCAAAACAGGGACATTATGGAGATCTGTCCATGTTTTGAGCTCACATTATTATTTTTAAACATGGAAATGCTCAGTTGTTAGCCTAAAATACTAGACTCTTCAGGAGTGAACGAAGTTGTAATAGGTCAAACCATTGAACTCCTATATATCAGTGCAAGCACACAAATGAACAGTGGCCAGCTCACATGTTTAATGCTACATTTTTGTGCAGTTAATGTCACTCTGAATCATGCATGTAAATTTTTGATATAGAGACATTATCCCCTTTGTACCGAAAATGCTGCATATGCTGAAACTATGAAAAGTAGAGGAAAAATATGCTTCAGGTTAACATATACTAAACTATATTTCAGCTCAACCACAACATCTTCAGGTAAGCCCCCCAACtctcaaataaaagtaaattgTAAGAACAGACATGTGGAAATATCAAACAGGGATTTAAATCACCTCTCTTTGGCCAGTCCAGAGTAAGATTAGAAGTGTGGCAAAACCAAACTATACTGTTTTAGAAGGTACTCCCTCTGTTTGACCCCAAAAAATAGTTACTCCCTCTGTTTGACCCCCCAAAAAATAGTTACTCCCTTTTTACATGGCGTCCTTGTTTCAGGTGTAACCGAACGAGGCCTAAGCAGCTATGCATCCTTGGTGTTGGAGTGGATGCATTTCTTTTCTTGTGTGTTTTCTGCGATGGAGAACAATTTGCTTTGGTCTTGTAACTTCCAATCCGTGTGTTACAGGACTGCTTCCTAGCTAAAGGATCCATACACTGAGAACGAAGATCGATCGATTCCACCATGGAGGTGGTGACCGGTGCCATGGGAAGCCTGCTCCCCAAGCTCGATGAGCTGCTCATGGGGGAGTACAAGCTGCAGAAGGGCGTCAAGGAGGACGTTGAGTCCCTCCAGAGGGAGATGAAGAGCATGAACGCTGCCCTTGTCAAGGTGGCGGAGGTGCCAAGGGACCTGCTAGACAACCAGGTCATTATCTGGGCTGACGAGCTCAGGGAGCTGTCCTACGACATGGAGGATGTCGTGGACAACTTCCTGGTGTGCGTCGAGGGATCTGAATCTGATGTCATCGCCGACTCAAACAAACTCAAATGGCTGGTAGGGAGGATGGCCAACTTGTTCACCAAAGGCAAAACTCGCCATCAGGTCGGCAATGCCATCAGGGACATCAAGAACCGCGCTCAAGAGGTGGCAGGCCGGCGTGACAGATACAGGGTCGACGATGTTGCTAATCCAGCTGGCAAACAGAACTTTGACCCTCGTGTATTGGCTTTGTACAAGCATCAGAAAGAGCTCGTTGGCATTGAAAATGCACGATACGAGCTAACCAAGAGGCTGAGAGATGGTCCCAAGCAACAGCAGCACAAGATGAAGATAGTCTCCATTGTTGGACCTGGAGGGCTTGGCAAGACTACACTTGCTAAGGCAGTGTATGATAGGATCCGAACACAGTTTGAATACACAGCTTTTGTTCCGGTGGGTCGAAACCCTGAAGTGAAGAAAGTTCTCAGGGATATCCTCTTGGAAGTTGACAAGAAGCTGGAGCGTTTTGGCGATGTAGCCATATTGGATGAAAAACAACTCATCGACAAACTCCGACAACTACTTGAGAATGGAAGGTACACAGCATTCCACCTTGATCAGGTTTATATCTCATAATATTAGAGCTGACTAATCATTCCTAATTACGGAGATATAATTTGAAAATACCATGGATAATATATGATGTGTAGAACCTAATAATGCATTAGACGTAGCGACACAATGCGCATAGCATATTAGGATGGTTTTGACTCTTATCAGCTAGGTGGTGCATCTCAGCGTCATAAGGGCATTGAATCTAACATCTGTGTTTCATCTCGTTTTGTCCAGTTTTAAATTTTGACTTGGAGAGTCTATTCATGTTTTAATGTAGTTTTAGAAGATGGACTAGATTTTACCATGTTTTCCAGCTTTAATATCATTTGGGTCCTCAACAACTACCAAACGTTCTCACAAATTCAGTTTAGAACTGGAATATAAATCCGAGTTCAAGGTAATAATTCAAACCCAAATTTAGTATATAAAGCATATTTAAATATGTTGGATGAAATTAATAAGAAATTAAGAACTACACTTTTGATGAAAGAGACTCGATCAATAAAATAGATGCATGCATTTTTCCAGTGGCTTGCTCCCTTCTTTTATTTAATTATTGTACCTGTTCTAGATTGAACTATTCCATACGTATTTATATTTCTTATCGAGGTGGCTAATGCATGACTCTTGTGTTGTCATGTGGACAGGTACTTGATTGTCATTGATGACATATGGGATTTAAAAGCATGGGAAATTATCAAATGTGCTTTGCTTGATAACAATCATGGGAGCCGAGTAATCACAACTACTCGTATTCTCAGTGTCGCCACAGAGACCGGTGATATTTACAAGCTAAAACCACTTTCTCAACATTTGTCCGAAGAATTATTGTATACAAGATTATTTGGTGGTAAAGATAAACGCCCTTTTGATCAACCATCTGAAGTATCAAACAAGATTTTACAGAAGTGTGGAGGTCTGCCATTAGCTATAATTACAATAGCTAGTTTGTTTGCTGGTAAACCTATGGAGGATTGGTCTAAAGTATTAAACTCTATTGGTTTTGGGTCTGGAGATAATAACACAGATGTAGAGAACACGAGGAAGATATTATCATTTAGTTATTATGATCTACCTTGTCGTCTAAGGTCTTGTCTGTTGCATATGAGCATATACCCAGAAGACTATTTGACCCTGAAGGACATGTTGATATGGCAGTGGGTAGCCGAAGGTTTCGTCAGTGAGGAACCAGGAGCAAGTTTATTTGAGACCGGAGAAAGATACTTTAACGAACTCCTAAATAGAAGCATGATCCAGCGGGTCAAGCATCCAGGATATTGCACAATATACGCTTGTCGTATGCATGATATTGTGCTGGATATGATTTGTTCGTTATCAAAGGAACAAAATTTTGTTACTATATTGGATAGTAACGAAGAGCACACACCTTCACAATGCAATGCCCGTAGGTTAGCTGTCCAAAAGAGAGTCGCACCTCAGAGTAACATGAGCATGCCAAAACTGAGGTCGTGTTATGCCACCATGTGTGATCCCAATGCGGTGTCATCACTTTCAAACTTTCAAGTGTTACGTGTTCTAGCCATGGAAAAGTGCAGTTTTCAGGAAGACCATCCATACCATCTTGAGCATCTTGGGAGGTTACCTCAATTGAGATACCTGAGTCTAGGGAGAACACGTATTAGTAAGCTCCCGGAAGAAATAGGAAACCTAAAGTTTCTGCAGACACTGGACTTGAACGGCACTAATATAGAAGAGTTACCACAGAGTATTGGCTTGCTAAGGAAACTCAAGTGTCTGCGTGCTGACGTGGAAGGTGTTTATATAAATGTTTCAAATTGGATAGGGAGCCTGACATCCTTGAAGGAGCTACATTTGAGTATTGTTGACAAGTCTTATATCTTAGTTAAAGAGCTTAGCAAGCTGACAGAGCTGAGGGTGCTCACCTTCGTTTGTACTTACACAGGTGTCGACGAGTGCTGGAAGAAAACTTTTGTAGACTCTGTATGCAATCTGCGAAAATTACAAATCCTACGACCAAACTTTAGCTTCACCGAGGAGCATATGATGGTGTTTGAATCGGTTCGCTGTGACTACTGGGAAGGCTATAAGCCCTCTCGGCAACTCCGTGATTTGGTCATAATAGCGGGCAGTTTCAGCAGGTTACCGGCATGGATTAATTCCGTGTGTTTCTTCCGAACCTCTCCATCCTTCAGATAAACGTGGATGATTTGGGGAAGCAGGACGTGGTGAACCTTTGGAGTTTGGCAGAGCTTACTGTCCTTGGAGGGAATTGCGTTCTGGAGGGCATATAATTCCCTAATGGTGCGTTCCCCAAGTTGAGGAAATGCACTTGGAAGGTGTCTGCGCCATTCTGGTTTCTGCAAGGATCTATGGAGAGCCTTGAAGACATTATGATCACAGTGCAAGTGTGTACCTCGAAGGATGCCAGCACTGGTTTTGACTTTATTGGTAGCCTGGGGAACCTCCCTTCGCTCAAGAGGGTAGACGCTTATATCTAGTGCAATGGTGCCTATGCTTCTGATATTGAAATGGCGCTGAGGCAAGCAATCGACACCCATCCCAACCGTCCTACCATTGATCTCCGGACATTTGGTCGAGCTCAGGTACGTATTACTGCATGGTTT
The sequence above is a segment of the Aegilops tauschii subsp. strangulata cultivar AL8/78 chromosome 6, Aet v6.0, whole genome shotgun sequence genome. Coding sequences within it:
- the LOC109756690 gene encoding disease resistance protein RGA5-like translates to MEVVTGAMGSLLPKLDELLMGEYKLQKGVKEDVESLQREMKSMNAALVKVAEVPRDLLDNQVIIWADELRELSYDMEDVVDNFLVCVEGSESDVIADSNKLKWLVGRMANLFTKGKTRHQVGNAIRDIKNRAQEVAGRRDRYRVDDVANPAGKQNFDPRVLALYKHQKELVGIENARYELTKRLRDGPKQQQHKMKIVSIVGPGGLGKTTLAKAVYDRIRTQFEYTAFVPVGRNPEVKKVLRDILLEVDKKLERFGDVAILDEKQLIDKLRQLLENGRYLIVIDDIWDLKAWEIIKCALLDNNHGSRVITTTRILSVATETGDIYKLKPLSQHLSEELLYTRLFGGKDKRPFDQPSEVSNKILQKCGGLPLAIITIASLFAGKPMEDWSKVLNSIGFGSGDNNTDVENTRKILSFSYYDLPCRLRSCLLHMSIYPEDYLTLKDMLIWQWVAEGFVSEEPGASLFETGERYFNELLNRSMIQRVKHPGYCTIYACRMHDIVLDMICSLSKEQNFVTILDSNEEHTPSQCNARRLAVQKRVAPQSNMSMPKLRSCYATMCDPNAVSSLSNFQVLRVLAMEKCSFQEDHPYHLEHLGRLPQLRYLSLGRTRISKLPEEIGNLKFLQTLDLNGTNIEELPQSIGLLRKLKCLRADVEGVYINVSNWIGSLTSLKELHLSIVDKSYILVKELSKLTELRVLTFVCTYTGVDECWKKTFVDSVCNLRKLQILRPNFSFTEEHMMVFESVRCDYWEGYKPSRQLRDLVIIAGSFSRLPAWINSVCFFRTSPSFR